One window from the genome of Elaeis guineensis isolate ETL-2024a chromosome 5, EG11, whole genome shotgun sequence encodes:
- the LOC105044971 gene encoding uncharacterized protein has protein sequence MFLAVRWNGPFRKPVGILYLSPFASMSGFFRSTLTTEPKSLRAPQKNLSEIFKPTAPTFADSSSRIRRALQSNKWSESVEMELQRLDVHLNTYIVNQVLKSLSNSETAFLFFVWAESQPGFEHDHFTIKSVICLLLKDQDFDLLSKFLGRIRSSGFSLHRSVYRILISGYARAGLIDSAIQIFDEMIASGCRIFSVDYNKFIGLLVKNHCFDLAEKYYNKMIPEKFSLSSFTYSRFIAGLCEVKNLRLVERLLVDMNKMGSVPDIWAYNIYLNSLCKEKRLDDAVMVLQTMIQKGREPDVVSYTTIINGLCVIRQFSAAIELWDEMLKKGFRPDGVACGALIVGLCNHGKVDMAYDLTMGMIGMKIELSIPVYNALISGFCKAGRFDKAQAIVSFMQRYGCKPDLVTCNILLNHYCNENMLDEAKKLIKKMDASGISPDRHSYNQLLKGICKANQLEKAYALIAHEMDAIGFCDVVSCNILIGALCKARNMGSAYKLFKDMRSKGIIADAVTYGTLINGFFRVGHPDLAEELFDQMLDAGVVPNVNAYNIMIHHLCKAGRMELAHNFFHDMIKKRISPDVVSYGTLINGLCKAFRVNEAMNLYEDMCKRGVTPDDVTYKILIGGLLKEGKVNAACRIWDHMMERGFTLDRSVSERLIEAIKSKNTQDMNYREASGDFSLR, from the exons ATGTTTCTGGCTGTCAGATGGAATGGGCCATTCCGAAAACCTGTTGGCATTCTGTATCTTTCTCCCTTCGCTTCCATGTCCGGCTTCTTCCGTTCCACACTCACCACAGAACCAAAAAGCTTGCGGGCACCCCAGAAGAACCTATCGGAGATCTTTAAACCAACGGCACCCACATTTGCCGATTCCTCTTCCAGGATTAGAAGGGCGTTGCAATCCAACAAATGGTCCGAGTCGGTGGAGATGGAGTTGCAGCGGCTTGATGTACATTTGAACACCTATATTGTTAATCAGGTACTAAAGAGCTTGTCGAATTCCGAAACGGCCTTCCTTTTTTTCGTGTGGGCCGAATCCCAGCCGGGTTTCGAGCATGATCACTTCACCATCAAGTCTGTGATCTGTTTGCTGCTGAAAGATCAAGACTTTGATCTTCTATCGAAATTTTTAGGAAGAATAAGGAGCAGTGGGTTCTCATTGCACCGTTCTGTGTATCGGATTCTAATATCTGGCTATGCCCGGGCTGGTTTGATAGATTCAGCAATTCAAATCTTTGATGAGATGATAGCTTCTGGTTGTCGCATATTTAGTGTGGATTACAATAAGTTTATAGGTCTACTAGTTAAAAATCATTGCTTTGATTTGGCTGAGAAGTATTACAACAAGATGATCCCAGAGAAATTTTCTTTGAGCTCGTTTACATACTCAAGGTTCATTGCTGGTTTGTGTGAAGTGAAGAATCTTAGGCTTGTTGAGAGGCTCTTAGTAGATATGAATAAAATGGGGTCTGTCCCAGATATCTGGGCTTATAACATATATTTGAATTCTTTGTGCAAAGAGAAGAGGTTGGATGATGCTGTTATGGTGCTGCAAACTATGATTCAGAAAGGAAGAGAGCCTGATGTTGTCTCTTACACCACAATCATCAATGGTTTGTGTGTTATTAGACAGTTTTCAGCTGCCATAGAGCTATGGGATGAAATGTTGAAAAAGGGGTTTAGGCCAGATGGTGTTGCCTGTGGTGCATTAATAGTTGGTTTGTGTAACCATGGGAAGGTTGATATGGCTTATGACCTGACAATGGGAATGATAGGGATGAAGATTGAGTTGAGTATTCCTGTTTATAATGCGCTTATAAGTGGATTTTGTAAAGCTGGTAGATTTGATAAAGCCCAAGCAATAGTGTCATTCATGCAAAGATATGGGTGCAAACCTGATTTGGTTACATGCAACATACTTTTGAATCattattgcaatgaaaatatgctGGATGAAGCTAAGAAATTGATAAAAAAGATGGATGCGAGTGGAATATCCCCTGACAGGCATAGTTACAATCAACTATTAAAGGGTATTTGCAAGGCTAACCAGCTTGAAAAGGCTTATGCTTTAATAGCTCATGAAATGGATGCTATAGGATTTTGTGATGTTGTATCTTGCAACATATTAATTGGTGCACTCTGCAAGGCAAGAAACATGGGATCTGCATACAAGTTGTTCAAGGATATGCGTTCTAAGGGAATAATTGCGGATGCAGTGACATATGGTACTCTGATTAATGGATTCTTTAGAGTAGGGCACCCTGATCTAGCTGAGGAACTTTTTGATCAGATGCTTGATGCTGGAGTGGTTCCAAACGTCAATGCATATAATATTATGATACACCACCTTTGCAAGGCCGGTCGAATGGAACTTGCTCACAATTTTTTTCATGACATGATCAAGAAGAGGATATCCCCTGATGTAGTTTCCTATGGCACTTTGATAAATGGACTCTGCAAGGCTTTCAGAGTAAATGAAGCCATGAATCTATATGAAGATATGTGCAAGAGGGGAGTAACTCCTGATGATGTGACATACAAGATATTGATTGGAGGACTTCTAAAGGAAGGAAAGGTAAATGCAGCCTGTAGGATCTGGGACCATATGATGGAGCGTGGCTTTACTCTTGACAGATCAGTTTCTGAAAGACTGATAGAGGCAATCAAGTCTAAAAACACACAAGATATGAATTATAGAGAAG CATCTGGAGATTTCAGTC